The following are encoded together in the Humulus lupulus chromosome 5, drHumLupu1.1, whole genome shotgun sequence genome:
- the LOC133779302 gene encoding uncharacterized protein LOC133779302, translating to MPRMTDQVIVFSEDDARRVHFLCHDRLVVESYISNMMVARILVDNGSLVNILFKSAYEKIGLTTSGLSLCTSTLYGFSGEGLIPVGKKLHVTLIEVPRLTFKYYTFVVVECSLEYNTILGRPALVEFGAATSICHLCMKFPTEAGIGKVHGNQKEVRQCYNVSLKKSILIEAAAPKHPPPEEMEV from the coding sequence ATGCCTaggatgactgaccaagtcattgTATTCTCTGAGGATGATGCTCGGAGGGTCCATTTTCTCTGCCATGATCGTTTGGTAGTCGAGAGCTATATTTCCAATATGATGGTGGCTCggatcctggtggacaacgggagttTGGTGAACATCTTGTTTAAGTCAGCCTATGAGAAGATTGGGCTAACCACGAGCGGCCTGTCCCTGTGCACCTCGACTCTATATGGGTTCTCAGGGGAAGGGCTCATTCCGGTGGGGAAAAAGCTGCATGTTACACTCATAGAAGTTCCTCGTTTGACTTTCAAGTACTACACCTTTGTCGTCGTGGAATGCTCATTGGAATATAACACCATCTTGGGGCGTCCAGCCTTGGTAGAATTTGGAGCAGCCACTTCAATTTGCcacctgtgcatgaagttccctacaGAAGCGGGGATTGGCAAGGTCCATGGAAACCAGAAGGAGGTCAGGCAGTGTTACAATGTATCCCTCAAGAAATCAATATTGATCGAGGCAGCAGCCCCGAAGCATCCTCCTCCCGAGGAGATGGAGGTATAG